In one Brienomyrus brachyistius isolate T26 chromosome 7, BBRACH_0.4, whole genome shotgun sequence genomic region, the following are encoded:
- the LOC125745684 gene encoding reticulon-4 receptor-like, whose amino-acid sequence MKRLSEVTATWICYLQLKLRLCQSTPTGCPSAGICFSKMKTAVVEGGGLLLLALWLQSASAVPGCPAMCVCYDEPRPTLACQQQGLSSIPTEIPERSQRIFLQSNRLTVVRSTSFSCCRNLTVLWLYSNDISHIEAGAFYGLGKLEELDIGDNGNMRIISSTAFRGLTRLHTLHLHRCGLSELPVGVFRGLHSLQYLYLQDNNLLTLHDNTFMDLANLSYLFLHNNKIKTVSDHMLRGLVNLDRLLLHQNRVTFIQQRAFHDLGKLTTLYLFYNNLTVLTGETMEPMASLQYLRLNGNQWICDCRARTLWEWFKRFKGSSSALECHVPASLAGKDLKRLKSSDLEGCVDSTLHTWTGIFGAKAWPGKYPTTEAPLWGGTPRCCLPDSDKSSIISSKGLPDPSLYNSRQITNSSPKEKENIAKTKFLEVDQSENGTRNKQNLNDGPGNSNMNQAPGKVKPDVSDDLESSTDPSSKKKCSKNLSSDTQCPKGKAALLRTLDILILPVLWSSLFTCWTW is encoded by the coding sequence GGGGCGGGCTTCTCCTCCTGGCCTTGTGGCTTCAGTCGGCGTCCGCGGTGCCGGGCTGCCCGGCCATGTGCGTGTGCTACGACGAGCCTCGACCCACCCTGGCCTGCCAGCAGCAGGGACTTTCCTCCATACCCACTGAAATCCCCGAGCGGAGCCagaggatattcctccagagtaACCGGCTAACGGTAGTGCGCTCCACTAGCTTCAGCTGCTGCCGGAACCTGACGGTGCTGTGGCTATACTCCAATGACATCAGCCACATCGAAGCGGGCGCCTTCTACGGCCTGGGcaagctggaggagctggacatCGGCGACAACGGCAACATGAGGATCATCAGCTCCACGGCCTTCCGGGGACTCACGCGGTTACACACCCTGCACCTTCACAGGTGTGGGCTCTCTGAGCTTCCAGTCGGAGTTTTCCGTGGGCTACATTCCCTGCAGTACCTGTATCTCCAGGATAACAACTTGCTTACCCTACACGACAACACGTTCATGGACCTCGCCAACCTATCCTACCTTTTCCTCCATAACAACAAAATCAAGACTGTGTCCGACCACATGTTGCGTGGCTTGGTCAACCTGGACCGCTTGCTGCTCCACCAGAACCGTGTCACTTTCATCCAACAAAGAGCTTTCCATGACTTGGGCAAGCTGACCACCTTATATTTGTTTTACAACAATCTGACTGTGCTCACAGGGGAGACCATGGAACCTATGGCATCGCTGCAGTACTTGCGTCTTAACGGGAACCAATGGATATGCGACTGCAGGGCTCGGACGCTCTGGGAATGGTTCAAGCGATTCAAAGGGTCCAGCTCAGCACTGGAGTGTCACGTTCCTGCTAGTTTGGCAGGGAAGGATTTGAAAAGACTGAAGAGCAGTGATTTAGAGGGGTGTGTCGATAGCACTCTTCATACATGGACTGGGATCTTTGGTGCCAAGGCTTGGCCAGGAAAGTATCCAACTACTGAGGCTCCTCTCTGGGGAGGAACTCCCCGGTGCTGCCTGCCGGACAGTGACAAATCGTCTATCATTTccagcaaaggcctgccggATCCTTCCTTGTACAACAGCCGGCAGATCACCAACAGCTCCCCTAAAGAGAAGGAGAATATTGCTAAGACTAAGTTCTTAGAGGTGGACCAATCGGAGAATGGCACCCGGAACAAGCAGAACCTGAACGACGGTCCAGGCAACTCCAACATGAACCAGGCCCCGGGAAAAGTGAAACCAGACGTCTCTGATGACCTGGAATCTTCCACGGATCCCTCCAGTAAGAAGAAATGCTCAAAGAACCTCAGCTCAGACACGCAATGCCCCAAAGGCAAAGCAGCCCTGCTTCGAACACTGGATATCCTTATTTTACCTGTGCTCTGGTCCTCCTTATTCACATGTTGGACTTGGTGA